The Bos indicus x Bos taurus breed Angus x Brahman F1 hybrid chromosome 3, Bos_hybrid_MaternalHap_v2.0, whole genome shotgun sequence genome segment TGTTGAAGGAGAGGTGGGGGACCCTTCCAACCCGGTGACCCTGGTGGGCACTGTAAGGCAGGAGTTGTTTGAGTCGTTTTTCAGTAACTAAAGCCAAAAGCATTTAGCATTTGGTAGATTAACAAGTGTCTTTTGGTCCTGGCCATGGCCATCCCTCACCAGCGTCTTGCATTTGACCCCACAGGTATGACGCTGGAAGGGATGGCTTCATTGACCTGATGGAGCTGAAGCTGATGATGGAGAAGCTGGGGGCCCCCCAGACCCACCTGGGCCTGAAGAGCATGATCAAGGAGGTGGATGAGGACTTTGATGGCAAACTCAGCTTCCGTGAGGTACCTGCGTCCTGCTGGCCCTGAGCCCCTGGAGGGGGAGGGTCCCTGAGAGGACCCGCTGATTTACCATCCCCTGGACTACACAATGGCTTGGGCCCATCTAGAGAGCTGCTTGGATATTTAACCTGcagttctgctttttaacatatcTTTAAGGAGCTAGTGAACCACAGTGCTAGCATGAGAAAACACTCAGCAAGCAGTTTGAAAGTCACTTTGGGTAGGATAGCCTCCTTTGGGTAAAATGGTAAGTATTGAGACATCTGGAAGGATGTTCACCAAAACATTCATAGTGAATATTTGTGGGTGCAAAGTTTTGGTGGTTTTTAGtttcacactttaaaaatatatttaaactgttAATTTTtatcttgctgttgtttagtcgctaagtcctatccgactctttgcaaacctgtggatatagcccgccaggctcctctgtccatgggatttcccaggcaagaatgctggagtgagttgccacttccttctccaggggatcttcctgacccagggatcataccctaatttcctgcttggcagatggattctttaccactgaactacctggaaagcccattaatttttaaaataagcattttaaagtagtttttaaaaaaaaaacaattaaacagAGGGTCTTACTTTCTGCACCTGAACCTTCTCCTCCAAACAAGTCCAGGATAGGTTTTTGGTCTTTGGACCCCTGGAATTGTGGGCAAAATTGTGTACATACAGATATATTCCTGGAAGAGTGCACATAGATTCACCTGATTTCCCAATGGGTGAAAACCTCAGCCATTTTCACTTTGGGGAATAAATCTCAAGGCCACTGGGTTTCTTCCACGGCAAGAATGCAGCTCCACAAGGAAAGGAATTGCATGTCTTGTGTGTTTGAGTTTTATCGAAAGGTTTTTAGATATatccatgactgagcgactgaactaactaactaactaatgaCCTGGTATTAGAATAACTTTGGCAAGACCATCTGGGCTGAAGTTTGGACATTAGCCCAGCTGCTGTGGTCTCGttttcagtcgtgtctcttttgGGACCCTCGGAAGCTGAAAGAAGAGAAGACAGTCCTTGTCTTCTGGTGTTTAACCTTTATTATTCCAGAAACAGTGGAGTGCTGGCATCCTGGTTTCTGAGGGTGAGAACTTTGGCCAAATACTGGTCTTCTGTCCAGGCTAGATAGGGCCTTTGGATGCTCTTCCTggttgtgggggcgggggggtggaggCGGTTCTCTCTGAAGCTGAGTTTGCAGCCATGAGTCCCTTCCCCAGCTGACCGCGCCTCTCACTGCTCACAGATCAACTTCAGAATCcccatctcttcctttcctcaaCTGGCTGATGTGGAGGAGATCATGGAAAACCTGTGCTGGGTGTAACCCTCAGGGTAATCTGCTGCCAGACTTCTCATTTCAGAGCTAAGGAGCTAGAAGACCGAAAAAGTCAGCACTTGCCTGAAATCAGATCCCGGCTCAGGGCTGGGCCTAGGAGACAGCCTGCCACCATCATTTACCACGTTCAACTTTGCAGCTGTCTCTCTGGTTCCCTAGCGTCTCATTTGTATTACTacaaattagtaataataataatatcaatccTCTGTATTATTCATGCATCATGCTAGGCATTAGCTCTTTCTTTCCAATGTCTCAAgaagtaaagaatcagcctgaaatgcagacgacgtgggttcgatccctgggttgggaagataccctggaggaggaaatggcaacccactccaggattcctgcctggggaatcccatggacagaggagcccggcagggtacagttcatggggtcacaaagagccggacatgactgagcacacataacaATGACAACAAGAATCTGGGTACCCCTGGGATATAGAAAGTAAAGGATTTTGCCTTGGTGAAGCTTTGGAGGCACTGCTGGGGAAAGAACTTCTGTGGCAAAGTTTTAACCTCAGGGGAATGGAAATCAAGGGTGCTTAGACGTCTGTGCAAGTCACCAACTGAAAATCCCTCCCCTCTGTTTGACCCAGGAGCCTTGCGCATGCACCCCTCTCTGTTTCCAAAATGCTCAGTTTTGGTTAGCTGCTGGTTTGGCCATTTTGATCTGAGGCTTGGACATTTCCAGAGGGTTTCGTTGTGGGTACTCAACCCACCTACAGGTCTTCAGGGGTGTTCACGTTCAGTCCTTTGTCAATTCAGAGCCCCACTGTGGCCCCATCTCTAGGAGCTGTGCCCAGAGGTACAGATTTGGAAGTGTGGATGCGTTTGCAAAACAGTACTCCACAGCCCATCCTCCTGCTCTTGGGATTTCACTCTGCTGGTGTCCACCCATATTGTAAGCCACCAGTGGGCTGATGCTGAGTTTGTGTAATGAAAAGAGGTGTACATCCCAACCTCCGTCTGCCACACAGAGCTGCATAACTGGAACACAttatttctgagcctcagtttttatGTCCTTAAAATAGGGCTGTTAAAAGCCTTTGCTCGGGACTGTTTTGAGGACAAAGTTCTCTTTCTATGCCTCTATCAGTTAGAATGCTTGACTGCTAGTGATGGAAAGAGAATGCTAACTAATTTAAACAAGGAAAGAGCAAGTGACTCTTGGTTCACATACCTAGgagatgaagtgaaagtgttttaGACACAAGTAATCAGTCATTTTCTCTTGCTGTACCTTGACTGTGCTTTTGTCTACatcctttctttccaaataggcTGTTGTCCCTGGTGCCTGCCATGATGGTTGCTGGCAGCTCCAGGCTACATTGCCCCAGGGGATGGAGGGCTACTTCATCCCAGAATCCATAGCAGTCTCAGAAGAAGGCTTCTGATTGGCCCTCATAGGGGTACATGCCCACCTCCTGGACCAATCATTGCATCCAGGATACTATGATTGGTTAGATCCAGGTCATGTGCCACAGGGCATCATAAAACAgctccaccaccatcatcacatGTGGCAGGAGCTGCCAGCTAGATAAAATGTCTCATTTCTATAGTGCCTTCCTGACCTGACACTTAGTGGGTGCTTGGTGAGTTtatattccctttctttcttttttttttttggattaacttgactgaagtgagttaCATCTAAAGAAAAGCCCTTTGATACAGAAAATATGTCTCTATTAAGCACCAGTTTGCTACTTTCCCCCAACGTTCAAGGGAATTGATCTTTCTTTTAAACCATTTCTTTtccaattatgaaaataatatgtgCACATTTGGGGTATTTAACAAAATGGCACACGTGGAGCCTTTAAAAACGATGATCTAGCACAGTGTTTGATGACCAGAAGACAAATGTCGACAGTGTGAGAAGCAGGAACAAAAGCATATTTCCAAACTGTATGTAAAAGGTAATTGTCTGCATTTATAGTTTGTGTACATGTACAGACATGTGGAAGAAGTCACAGGATGCACTGGAGTTAGCAGTTCTGTCTCCGTAGCTCTAGGGATCTAGAATCGGATTCCAGGCACTACCCACCTCAGTCTCCTTTGGAGGCAGACAGAGAGGCCTTAATATCTTCCTCCCTTTTTCTTAAAAGTCCTTACTAATTCCATTACATCTGTCTCAAAGCAGAATTGCTCCAAGACCAGACATGTGGTGGTTTCGTACAAAGGCTGGATAAGGGGTTTACTACATTACCTGTCAGTCCTGGGgactggggggcttcccaggtggttcagtggtaaagaatccacctgccagtgcaggagacccaggaaggaagagtcccctggaggaggaaatggcaacccactccggtattcttgctgggaaaatcccatggactggggagcctggcaggttacagtccacagggtctcaaagagtcaggcacaagtgAGCACGCACACGCATGCACGCATAAGCACACGCTGGAAACTGTAGGTCTtcttttctcctcccaccctACCCTCCCTGAGAGGGTCCCTGGCAGCCCTGGCTGTCCTGGGTTGCACCCCTGTCTGTTTATGGTTGATTGGACTGTGGGTGGACCTGTGGCCAGATTAGGTCAATTGGATTCTGTATCTGGGAATTTGGGCCTGGTATTTGGCACACTGGCTCTGCAGGTGGCTGTTCCTGCAAGGTAATTCAGTGTGGAGTGGCCATTCTCTACCATGTGGTCCAGACACAAGAGCTTGAGAGAGAATGTGGCCTCCAGTCTTGAACACATTGGCTCTCCCCATTCCAATCTTCATCCAGACCACTGTATTTTGCCCTTGGCTTTTGAGATATCCTATTTGTATAATGAATACTTCCTTTTTGCTTAAGCCAACAAGTGTGTTTCTGTCACTCGCCACCTAAAAGCTCTAACTAATGTGGGCAAGTGTTTGTATCAGCAGTCAGAGCCACAGAATTTAAAATTCCCTTAAATTCATCACAAGCATTTGCTAGCTCATGTCTGAAACTGCTTTTTAGCTTTGTGagttctctgtttctttgttttctgcttctccttccctcccccctctTTGCTCAGAGTCACAGCTAGGACACTTTCCAATTCTCTACAACATACCAGTCTTTGTGGACTATAAATAGGAAGACAAACAAGGCTGGGCAGTTGGAGAAATTGTCATTCAGGGGTTGGTGATTGTGATACATTAAATGGGAAAGTCTGGCATGTTCTATGGAAGGCTGGAGAGTTTCGAGTTGAGctgaatcttttttctttaactggCTGGGGCAGGGAGACCCCCTAAGTTATGACAGAGCTGCTGGTGGTTACCTGTGCGCTGGCAGAGTTGAGAGTGAGCACTCGTGGGCGGGATCCACTCGGGAAAGGACTGTTGAGGATTACTTTAAGCccttttgttggtggtggtgtttagtcactcagtcgtgtctgactctttgcgatcccatggactttagcccaccaagctcctctgtccatgggacttttcaagcaagaatattggagtgggttgccatttcttcctccagaggatcttcgcaaACCCTTCTGTAAACACCTACATTGTCATCTCTGCTGCAGagtaagaaaaatgaattttagacaAGAGACTCCCCTGCCCCAGGTCACTAGGATTGGTGCTAGGCTGGGGGCGGTGCTCTGTCTTTCCTAAGCTCCGGAGGGGCAACCTGTTTTGTGTCCTCCTTAAGAAGAATTGGGGAGGAGGGTGGCTTCTGCTAAGTGCTTTAAGGACACATAGGGGACCGAGGGATGGTTGGGTATTTTAGTCTTTCCCTCTGTCTGAGGCTCACGTGTGCAGGGCTCTTCAGTCTCTTCTATGAGAGCCCGCTCACCACCATCCCCCAGCCCCCTTGTCCCCCATCCTTTTCCTGGGGGAACCTCTCCTCGTTCAACAGGCTTGAGCTCCAAGTCTTCTTTGGGGCCAGTGTTCTGGCTGTGAGAGTCTGCCGCAAACTGAGTCTTTGCCGGCCTCTAGTGAGAGAGTTTGAAGCTGCAGGCGGGTGACCGTGGCATTTCTGTCGAGCCAAGCTGACCCCGGTGACGGCCTCCTCCGTGAAGCTGAAAGTCCTGCAACATGTTGCTTCACCAGTTGCTTTGTTTTTGGCGAAGTCCACAGCGGAGTTAGGACCCTCGAAGCAAGAATGACAAAGAAGGACTTGTTGGCAAGGCGTTTTGGGGGTGGTTATGATGGGAGCTCGGACTTTCACTTAATGAAACACGCTTCCCTCTAGGCATTAAGAGACACTCAAGCTGGAATTTGGAAAAAGTGCATTGAGCTTGTCTTACCTCCCACTCTGCTTTAGAAAATGTTCTTTCCTCTTGGGGAAGACAATCTTTAGAGGAAAATTGAAATTTCCCTTTAGGCAtacatattttgtgtgtgtgtgtgtgtgctcagatgctaagtcatgtctgactctttgcaaccccatggactgtagcccaccaggctcctctgtctgtggattcctccaggcaagaatactggagtgggttaccatttcctcctccagggcatctttcccaatccagggatcgagcccacgtctcctgccttgggagggggttccttaccactgagccacctgagaagatcTATTCTTCTTAGATGGATAAATTATGCAAGTGGTATAGAAGCTGTTTGACAAATTCACAAacaattttaaagaagagaagtaaaaaagcCATAAAACTGCCTTGGGGGTGATGGAAGGACATGCAAGGGGTGAGATAGAGCAAGCACTGCTCTTTCAGGTtgacttatttgtttatttaaaaatgtatcctcCAGAGTATTGTATGTATTGTATTCTCTTAGTACAGACTGACTTGAAAGACAAATTCATTCAGGTAACATTTTGATCTTCAGGAAGATGATGGATTATTCAGTAAGTAGTGTGGGGATTACTAACTAACCATGTGGAAGAAAATAAGGTTAATGATCAACTTCACATGACAGATCAGAATAAATTTCAGAGattaaatatttacatgtttttttttaaagagtcccaAAAGCTGTAGACAAAAACACAGGTTTTTGATTGTTTCTGTAACCTTGGTGGCAAGGAAGGATTTTCTAAGCATAACACTgatgagagaaaagcaaagattgatagcttttgaaaaacatttccaccataaacaaagctgaaagGCAAGTGACAGAGCTAAATTAGAAAACACTGAGGAAGGCAAATAGTTTAACGCCAAAATGGGACACAAATGGGAAATAGAAATGGTTTCTTAAAATGTCAGAAATATTAagttatttagttttaaaagtagTACCTACCAATCTACTGGACTGTTTCTTTCATGGCTGTTAAGTAGAATGTGGCcaattttttgcttttatgcataTTGCTTCTTCTTAAACCATTTTATGTAATGTTTTTATGCGATATAACATTTATGTGCATGTTTTAAGGGATGGATTCCAAGCAGTGGAATTAATGATTAGAAgggtgaaaacattttatttttggtaaatatttccAAAACGCCCTCCAAAAATTTTGATTCAGGTTACACTCTCATCAACATGAGGGTGCCCCTTCCCCTACATCCCTGTGGGAAGatgggcctttaaaaaaaaaaaaaaaaattatgtatttgttcatttattggcTGCAGtgcgtcttcattgctgcacgtgggtTTCTCTAATTGCAGCCAGCGGGGGCCCCTCTCTGTTGCTGTGCGCAGGcctctcattgccatggcttcttttgttgcgaaacacgggctctagggtgagcaggcttcagtagttgtaacCTCAGGGCTCTTAGAGCACAAATTCAGTACTTGTGGTacctgggcttagttgttccttggCACGTggcatctttccagaccaggatcAAGCCAGTGTCCCTTGCATCGCAAGGCGGAGGctcaaccaccggaccaccagggaagccccttgttttgtttttttgactgtgTCTCGAGGCATATGGGAGagggccatggcaccccactccagtactcttgcctggaaaatcccatggatggaggagcctggtaggctgcagtacatggggtcgctaagagttggacacgactgagcgacttcacttttacttttcacttcctgcattggagaaagaaatggcaacccactccagcgttcttgcctggagaatcccagggacagggaagcctggtgggctgccgtctgtggggtcacacagagtcggacacgactgaagtgacttagcaccagccgcagggaggcatgtgggatctcagtttcccctaccagggatcaaagccacatcccctgcggtggaagcacggagtcttaaccactggacttccagggaatttccccaTGTTTTCAGTGTTGACAGTGTGATAAGGGAAAAAATAGCTTGTCATGTGGATACGTATACACCCTTTGTAATAGGCGTGGCTATAATGACTGTAGCTCGGGTCAGAGGGGCCTGTAAATCTCTCCGTGACGTTGACTTTGACCCTTACCAACCTCCCCCTGCAGTTCCTGCTTATATTCCACAAGGCCGCCGCGGGAGAACTGCAGGAGGACAGCGGGCTGATGGCACTGGCGAAGCTTTCTGAGATCGATGTTGCCCTGGAGGGCGTCAAAGGTGCCAAGGACTTCTTTGAAGCCAAGGTAGGTGCCTCCTTTCTGCGCGGCACAGTCCCTGTGTCCCTGCTCCCTGCCCAGCGAGCTCCCAGCCAGCAACCAGCTCATCAGGACGAGGGAAACGGCGCTCGCTTGAGCACGTGAGATGGTAGGGAAAggagagtgtgtgtctgtgtgccatctgaaaattaaaaacaaaatgggaaaatggCCAAATGGCAAATGCTTTGGATCCtggtttcagattttttttctttttaaaatttttgactgtgctgggtctccatcacttctcgggcttttctctagttgtggtgtgcaggttctcgctgcggtggcttctcttgtgaggagcacgggctctaggcacttgGGTTTTAggagctgcagcatgtgggctcactagttgtggctcccaggttttctaaagcacaggctcaatagttgtggtgcatgagcttaatTGCTcggtagcatgtggaatcttcccagaccagggatcgaacccatgtctcctgcatcgacaggcggattctttaccactgagccatcagggaggctcCTGATATCAGATTCAAACAGGCTTGCTGGTGCAATGATCCCAAacgactctggagtcagactttCCTAGAGAATTCCTCTCTACCCCAAACCACATGAGTTACTTGAAGGGCTACCTCTGTGTTTGCATCTTAGACACCTGTGTGTAAACAAGGACAAACGGGGCCCGAGAAGGCTGCCCTGTTGGCTTGCCCTGGATCAGAATTGTTATGTGCAGTGTTGACGATGCCAGGGAGCCGGGAAGGATTCTGCAGCATGTGGTCTTGGAGCCTTCTGGATGCTTCTGCTCATTCACGAGTTCATACGGTCATTGAACGTTTCTGGAGATTTTGTCTCAGTCTGGGTGCTGTCGTTTCCCTCCCCCCAGAGCACACTGGCAGAAAGATCAGGAAAACACTCCAAATGTCCCCCTGCAATtgcgggtggggggtggggtggggtgggggtggggctggggagacgGGTGGGGGGGTGCAGTGGATAAGACCACCTGGTTCACATTCTGCCTCCTCTACTTACCTGCCACCCGtcggtgcctcagtttcctcatctgtac includes the following:
- the EFHD1 gene encoding EF-hand domain-containing protein D1 isoform X2, which gives rise to MELKLMMEKLGAPQTHLGLKSMIKEVDEDFDGKLSFREFLLIFHKAAAGELQEDSGLMALAKLSEIDVALEGVKGAKDFFEAKVQALSCASKFEAELKAEQDERKREEEKRKVRQAAFRELKAAFSA